The following are encoded together in the Poseidonibacter lekithochrous genome:
- a CDS encoding TRAP transporter small permease gives MKTLDNITKYLAYIGGGIILIQSIWISASVIFRKMGYPDPYVTETTALMLLPLAFLGMSYSLKVNGYPEVTIFRDKLPTKIAKYLIYIRYILIFLIGIFFTLTLYKAFTLAYMSGASSEILEIPRTYVAFPTLLSMIFFNIFSFFKIITVIKES, from the coding sequence ATGAAAACCCTAGATAATATAACTAAGTATTTAGCTTATATTGGAGGAGGTATTATTCTAATCCAAAGTATTTGGATTAGTGCTTCAGTAATATTTAGGAAAATGGGTTATCCAGATCCTTATGTTACTGAAACAACGGCATTAATGCTATTACCATTAGCTTTTTTAGGTATGAGTTATTCTCTAAAAGTTAATGGTTATCCGGAAGTAACAATTTTTCGGGATAAATTGCCTACAAAAATTGCTAAATATTTAATTTATATAAGATACATATTAATATTTTTAATTGGAATATTTTTTACATTAACACTATATAAAGCTTTCACATTGGCTTATATGAGTGGTGCAAGTAGTGAGATATTAGAAATACCTAGAACCTATGTAGCATTTCCTACATTATTGTCAATGATATTTTTTAATATATTCAGTTTTTTTAAAATCATAACAGTAATTAAGGAGTCTTAA
- a CDS encoding TRAP transporter large permease produces the protein MEWYYVAIGLLGLLLLFISIGVPIPFALVGASLPFLWTIQDFSTSLMSNQLQLWRTWIDYILLSVPLFVFLGELIAKSNLGEKLYEAFYRGTSVRGAAAYGSIGACAGFGAVCGSSMVGSLTIGGVALKQMLRLGYDKRLSAGILAAGGTLSVLIPPSLILLFFGIVTDTSIGKLFIAGIIPGIILTVMFFSIILIWKKLDDKAVPRKENIEKVNFRFVFFAFLPIVVVGAIIISSIYFGIATPTEAAAIGVVVTIFFSYFLGGLTWTKFKDSILATMKTMGFLGILLAGSALFGFVVEYYGIPEEITKHIAQMELSKYEILFMIMIFYFVIGMFLEPVSMTFITLPTLFPLIEYAGFEAIWFGIVYTILMEIAVLTPPVGLNLFVIQGIANKDITILDVIIGVIPFLIALVLMIALLMFEPEIAMFLTRD, from the coding sequence ATGGAATGGTATTATGTTGCAATAGGTCTTTTAGGTTTATTACTTTTATTCATTAGTATAGGTGTACCAATACCTTTTGCATTAGTTGGTGCTTCTTTACCTTTTTTATGGACAATTCAAGATTTTAGTACGTCTTTAATGTCAAATCAACTTCAATTATGGAGAACATGGATTGACTATATATTATTATCCGTACCATTATTTGTCTTCTTAGGTGAATTAATAGCCAAATCAAACTTAGGTGAAAAACTTTATGAAGCATTTTATAGAGGTACATCAGTAAGAGGAGCTGCTGCATACGGAAGTATTGGAGCTTGTGCTGGATTTGGTGCAGTTTGTGGTTCTAGTATGGTTGGTTCATTAACTATTGGTGGAGTTGCTTTAAAACAAATGTTAAGATTGGGATATGATAAAAGACTAAGTGCAGGTATTCTTGCAGCTGGTGGAACATTAAGTGTTTTAATACCACCCTCTTTAATTTTATTATTCTTTGGAATTGTAACAGATACTTCAATTGGAAAATTATTTATAGCGGGAATTATACCTGGGATTATACTAACAGTAATGTTTTTCTCTATTATATTAATTTGGAAGAAACTTGATGATAAGGCAGTGCCAAGAAAAGAGAATATAGAAAAAGTGAATTTCAGATTTGTATTCTTTGCTTTTTTACCAATTGTAGTTGTTGGAGCAATAATAATTTCATCAATTTACTTTGGAATTGCAACACCAACAGAAGCTGCAGCAATAGGAGTAGTAGTAACAATATTCTTTTCATACTTTTTAGGTGGATTAACATGGACAAAATTTAAGGATTCTATACTTGCTACCATGAAAACGATGGGTTTTCTAGGAATATTATTAGCAGGATCTGCACTTTTTGGTTTTGTTGTTGAGTATTATGGAATTCCAGAAGAAATTACTAAACATATTGCCCAAATGGAATTATCAAAATATGAAATACTATTTATGATTATGATCTTTTATTTTGTAATTGGTATGTTTTTAGAACCTGTTTCTATGACATTTATTACCTTACCAACACTTTTCCCTTTGATTGAATACGCAGGGTTTGAAGCTATTTGGTTTGGAATCGTATATACAATTTTAATGGAAATAGCAGTATTAACACCACCGGTTGGTTTAAACCTATTTGTTATTCAAGGAATTGCAAATAAAGATATAACCATTCTTGATGTGATTATTGGCGTAATACCATTTTTAATAGCTTTAGTATTAATGATAGCTCTTTTAATGTTTGAGCCTGAAATCGCAATGTTCCTAACAAGAGATTAG
- a CDS encoding alpha/beta fold hydrolase, with the protein MLEVKTYGNEKNKAIVLIHGYLSSHEHFKFQIEELIKNDFCVYCIDMPGHGLNKEILLSDMGSFAQEMIKTINFLKLENFSLLGHSMGGMLAIEIAVTISNQIDKLICYGTAASGNFENRFETIEESKNRVKNDYPSFKKMAHAKWFYTGEHDKYFNLSFDSGKGISIESALNSLDVMKSFSAKKRISNIKNKTLIIYGDSDKTYGMNDILFLKDNIANSQLCVLPACGHSPHLEKTELFNKILIDFLK; encoded by the coding sequence ATGTTAGAAGTTAAAACATATGGAAATGAAAAAAATAAAGCAATAGTTTTAATCCATGGATATTTAAGTTCACATGAACATTTTAAATTCCAAATTGAAGAACTAATAAAAAATGATTTCTGTGTCTATTGCATTGATATGCCAGGACATGGATTAAATAAAGAAATACTATTGTCAGATATGGGAAGTTTTGCTCAAGAAATGATTAAAACAATAAATTTTTTAAAACTTGAGAACTTTTCTTTATTAGGACATTCAATGGGTGGAATGTTAGCAATAGAAATTGCAGTAACAATAAGTAATCAAATAGACAAACTTATTTGTTATGGCACAGCAGCAAGTGGAAATTTTGAAAATAGATTTGAAACAATTGAAGAGAGTAAAAACAGAGTAAAAAATGATTACCCAAGTTTTAAAAAAATGGCTCATGCAAAATGGTTTTATACAGGAGAGCATGATAAATATTTTAATCTATCATTTGATTCAGGTAAAGGCATTTCAATTGAATCAGCCTTGAATTCATTAGATGTAATGAAGAGCTTTTCAGCAAAGAAAAGAATATCAAATATAAAAAATAAAACTCTAATAATATATGGAGACAGTGATAAAACTTATGGAATGAATGATATCTTATTTTTAAAAGATAACATTGCCAATAGTCAGTTATGTGTATTACCTGCTTGTGGGCATAGCCCTCATTTAGAAAAAACAGAATTATTTAATAAAATTCTCATAGATTTTTTGAAATAA
- a CDS encoding RidA family protein, translated as MKTIISTNKAPSAIGPYNQATTYENLVFTSGQIPLVPSTMEIIEGGIKEQSRLVLEHLKTVLEEAGSSLDNVVKTTCYLANIDDFVQFNEVYSEFFDNENAPSRATVAVKTLPKNVLVEVDAIAFKK; from the coding sequence TTGAAAACAATTATATCAACAAATAAAGCTCCAAGTGCAATTGGACCATATAATCAAGCAACAACTTATGAAAATTTAGTCTTTACATCAGGTCAAATCCCTTTAGTTCCAAGTACCATGGAAATTATTGAAGGTGGAATAAAAGAACAATCAAGATTAGTACTTGAACATTTAAAAACTGTACTTGAAGAAGCTGGATCATCATTAGATAATGTTGTTAAAACAACTTGCTATTTAGCAAATATTGATGATTTTGTACAATTCAATGAAGTTTATAGTGAGTTCTTTGATAATGAGAATGCTCCATCAAGAGCAACTGTTGCAGTTAAAACTTTACCTAAAAATGTTTTAGTTGAAGTAGATGCGATAGCTTTTAAAAAATAA
- a CDS encoding YeiH family protein: protein MDKIIKNSGLINGLLFVGLFAFISVMISKIEIFKAYHISPLIIGIILGILFSHTFRSKLPEEWKEGIIFSTKTLLRIAIVFYGFRLTFQDITDIGIAGVVSSFLIVTLTFIVGMFVGTKILKLDKETTILTSAGSSICGAAAVLATESVIKAPAHKSAIAVGTVVLFGTISMFLYPYLYKLGFYSFNEQEFGIYLGATLHEVAHVVAAGNSISEEVANFSVIEKMLRVMFLAPFLIIISFYITRVAKSSKSQSEKAKIVIPWFAFMFIGVAIFNSFDIFSTQTVTVINEIDTFFLTMAMSALGMETHYNKFKNVGMKPIYLATILFVWLMFSGIAITFFSLSL from the coding sequence ATGGATAAGATAATCAAGAATTCAGGTTTAATAAATGGACTACTATTTGTAGGTCTATTTGCATTTATATCAGTAATGATATCAAAAATAGAGATATTTAAAGCCTATCATATTAGCCCTTTAATTATAGGTATCATTTTGGGAATATTATTTTCTCATACCTTTAGAAGTAAACTACCAGAAGAATGGAAAGAAGGAATAATATTTTCAACTAAAACATTATTAAGAATAGCAATAGTTTTTTATGGTTTTAGATTAACTTTTCAAGATATAACAGATATCGGAATAGCTGGTGTTGTAAGTAGCTTCTTAATTGTTACTTTAACTTTTATAGTAGGAATGTTTGTAGGAACAAAAATCCTAAAACTTGATAAAGAAACTACAATATTAACCTCAGCAGGAAGTTCTATTTGTGGTGCAGCAGCAGTTCTTGCAACTGAATCAGTAATAAAAGCTCCAGCACACAAAAGTGCAATAGCTGTAGGAACAGTAGTACTTTTTGGAACTATTAGTATGTTTTTATATCCTTATTTATATAAACTAGGATTTTATTCTTTTAATGAACAAGAGTTTGGTATATATTTAGGAGCAACATTACATGAAGTTGCCCATGTTGTTGCAGCAGGAAATAGTATCAGTGAAGAAGTTGCAAACTTTTCAGTTATTGAAAAAATGTTAAGAGTAATGTTCTTAGCTCCATTTCTTATCATAATATCTTTTTATATAACTAGAGTTGCTAAATCATCAAAGAGTCAAAGTGAAAAAGCAAAAATTGTGATACCTTGGTTTGCATTTATGTTCATAGGTGTAGCAATATTTAATTCTTTTGATATATTCTCAACGCAAACAGTGACAGTAATAAATGAAATAGATACATTTTTCCTAACAATGGCAATGTCAGCATTAGGAATGGAAACACATTATAATAAATTTAAAAATGTAGGTATGAAACCTATTTATTTAGCCACAATACTATTTGTTTGGCTAATGTTTAGCGGAATAGCAATTACATTCTTCTCGCTAAGCCTTTAA
- a CDS encoding YaiI/YqxD family protein — MTLFIDGDAFPNLLKPIILRAIERAGLETYVIANKKINVGKSSFITYMIVEAGADEADNKIVELLKENDLVITADIPLADRVITKNAHAIDHRGELYTEDNIKNYLAMRNLMQEIRDSGEVTKGPKAFNQKDCQTFANSLNKFLQGIKK; from the coding sequence ATGACACTTTTTATTGACGGGGATGCTTTTCCTAACTTATTAAAACCAATAATTTTACGTGCAATTGAGAGAGCTGGACTTGAAACTTATGTAATTGCGAATAAAAAAATAAATGTTGGAAAATCCTCTTTTATAACATATATGATTGTTGAAGCAGGTGCGGATGAAGCTGATAATAAAATAGTTGAATTATTAAAAGAAAATGATTTAGTAATAACAGCAGATATTCCATTAGCAGATAGAGTTATAACGAAGAATGCACATGCTATTGATCATAGAGGTGAGTTGTATACAGAAGACAATATTAAAAATTATCTAGCAATGAGAAATTTAATGCAAGAAATTAGAGATAGTGGAGAAGTAACTAAAGGACCAAAAGCTTTCAATCAAAAAGATTGTCAAACTTTTGCTAACTCACTTAATAAGTTCCTTCAAGGAATTAAGAAGTAA
- the nosD gene encoding nitrous oxide reductase family maturation protein NosD, whose amino-acid sequence MFKFFILTFITCISLNANILQDAINKAKAGSTIKLDSGIYQGNITINKALTIIGKSDNVIIDGLNKDTVIQITSSNIILKNLTIINSGNRMDKIDAGIKISNSSNSVISNCTIKNTLYGIELAMVTNSIIENNKISSKDVDISLKGDALKLYYSNNNKIRNNEIYNSRDTTFAYSHKNLFSQNHIERSRFALHIKKSHTNTIEDNHIIANSVGLIFAGAKKTTVQNNIITNSNGKAGIAVLVKGVSDFRFKDNTLKYNNKAFYIDAKHNETEIKRFFTNNDISYNNEAFHFHGAIKQNLIKNNTINGNIEDVVKSVRGNTTSKNIVENNYWDKYAGFDTDGNNIGDTSYKMYQYADRLWHYNNRVKFFYATPIISIINFILNLAPFIEPVLLLEDKKPLLYVGS is encoded by the coding sequence ATGTTTAAATTTTTTATTTTAACTTTCATCACTTGTATATCACTAAATGCAAATATTCTCCAAGATGCGATAAATAAGGCAAAAGCTGGTTCAACAATAAAACTAGATTCAGGAATTTATCAAGGAAATATCACGATAAATAAAGCTCTTACTATTATTGGAAAAAGTGATAATGTAATTATTGATGGTCTGAATAAAGATACAGTTATACAAATCACCTCATCAAATATAATTCTAAAAAACTTGACAATTATAAATAGTGGAAATAGAATGGATAAAATAGATGCAGGAATAAAAATCTCAAATTCTTCTAATTCTGTAATCTCAAATTGTACCATTAAAAATACTTTATATGGTATTGAGCTTGCTATGGTTACTAACTCTATTATAGAGAATAATAAAATTTCATCTAAAGATGTAGATATTTCACTTAAAGGTGATGCTCTAAAACTTTATTATAGTAACAATAATAAAATCAGAAATAATGAGATTTATAATAGTAGAGATACAACATTTGCTTATTCACATAAAAACCTATTTTCTCAAAATCATATTGAAAGATCAAGGTTTGCTTTACATATTAAAAAATCCCATACAAATACAATAGAAGATAATCATATTATTGCAAACTCTGTAGGACTTATCTTTGCAGGAGCAAAAAAAACTACAGTTCAAAATAATATCATTACAAACTCAAATGGGAAAGCAGGAATTGCAGTATTAGTAAAAGGTGTATCAGATTTTAGATTTAAAGATAATACATTAAAGTATAACAATAAAGCTTTTTATATAGATGCAAAACATAACGAGACAGAAATAAAAAGGTTTTTTACTAATAATGATATTTCATATAATAATGAAGCATTTCATTTCCATGGGGCAATAAAACAAAATCTTATAAAAAACAATACAATTAATGGAAATATTGAAGACGTTGTAAAAAGTGTAAGAGGTAATACTACTTCTAAAAATATTGTTGAGAATAACTATTGGGATAAATATGCAGGGTTTGATACAGATGGGAATAATATTGGAGATACATCATATAAAATGTATCAATATGCAGATAGATTATGGCATTACAATAATAGAGTAAAATTCTTTTATGCAACACCTATAATCTCAATAATAAACTTTATTCTAAATCTAGCACCGTTTATTGAACCAGTGCTATTATTAGAAGATAAAAAACCACTACTTTATGTAGGATCTTAA
- a CDS encoding YwbE family protein — protein MIRDHRERDDITIGLAVKVVLKKDQRSGKLTLGKVKKLLTNSAYHPRGIKVMLEDGQVGRVQEMA, from the coding sequence ATGATTAGAGATCATAGAGAAAGAGATGATATTACTATAGGTTTAGCTGTTAAAGTTGTACTTAAAAAAGATCAAAGATCTGGTAAATTGACTTTAGGTAAGGTTAAAAAACTTTTAACAAACTCTGCTTATCATCCAAGAGGAATAAAAGTTATGCTTGAAGACGGACAAGTTGGACGAGTTCAAGAAATGGCATAA
- a CDS encoding chloride channel protein translates to MKKHLIEQSIIFLSVTKWVLLSSTIGVIIGAIVTFFLNTIHSANSAKQFLPFESYYLLPFGLMITIFLVKKFAPDATGHGTEKVIEAVHKKDGWIDVKVMPIKLFATVVTIFTGGSVGKEGPGAQIGAGAASFIAQIFKFSAKDRKKVVICGISAGFASVFGTPISGAIFGVEVLIVGIIMYDVLLPSFIAGFAAYTTAKLLGVNYTYYHMQFSNALPFDIILVMQVILGGLFFGLISYFLIKVLKETENKISAIKLNIYLKAFLAGSFLVILSFFIGDQYFGLGLDTISSLFYSDPNISADIPWYSFIAKTIYTSVTLGAGGSGGVITPIFYVGATSGHFLGTLFGDNWALFAALGLTSVLAGTTNSPIAATIMAVELFGVEIAHYAAISAVITFLITGHRSVFQSQILQMSKSDMLNIDYGDNIDKSHVDLTVKSKAKVEHILQKVKWKTKK, encoded by the coding sequence ATGAAAAAACATCTTATTGAACAATCAATTATTTTTTTAAGTGTTACAAAATGGGTTCTATTATCATCAACAATTGGTGTGATTATTGGGGCTATTGTTACATTCTTTCTAAATACCATTCACAGTGCAAATAGTGCAAAACAATTCCTACCTTTTGAGTCATATTACTTATTACCTTTTGGATTAATGATTACAATTTTTTTAGTTAAAAAATTCGCGCCAGATGCTACAGGACATGGAACTGAAAAAGTTATTGAAGCTGTGCATAAAAAAGATGGTTGGATAGATGTTAAAGTAATGCCAATTAAATTATTCGCAACTGTAGTTACGATCTTTACAGGTGGTTCAGTTGGAAAAGAAGGTCCAGGAGCACAAATAGGTGCAGGAGCTGCTTCTTTTATTGCTCAAATATTTAAGTTTTCAGCAAAAGATAGAAAAAAAGTAGTTATATGTGGTATTAGTGCAGGATTTGCTTCTGTATTTGGAACGCCTATCTCAGGTGCCATATTTGGAGTTGAAGTACTGATTGTTGGTATTATAATGTATGATGTATTATTACCTTCATTTATTGCAGGATTTGCAGCATATACAACAGCTAAGCTATTAGGTGTTAATTATACTTATTACCATATGCAATTCTCAAATGCTTTACCTTTTGATATTATATTAGTTATGCAAGTTATATTAGGTGGTTTATTTTTTGGTTTAATTTCTTACTTCTTAATTAAAGTACTTAAGGAAACAGAAAATAAAATATCTGCCATAAAATTAAATATATATCTTAAGGCATTTTTAGCAGGTTCTTTTCTAGTAATATTATCTTTCTTTATTGGAGATCAATACTTTGGATTAGGACTAGATACAATTTCGAGTCTGTTTTATAGTGATCCTAATATCTCTGCTGATATACCTTGGTACTCATTTATTGCTAAAACTATATATACATCAGTTACTTTAGGAGCTGGTGGTAGTGGTGGTGTTATTACTCCTATATTTTATGTAGGTGCAACTAGTGGACATTTCTTAGGAACTTTATTTGGTGATAACTGGGCATTATTTGCAGCTTTAGGCTTAACAAGTGTTTTAGCTGGTACTACAAATTCACCAATTGCAGCAACTATTATGGCCGTTGAATTATTTGGAGTTGAGATTGCTCATTATGCAGCTATATCTGCTGTAATTACTTTCTTAATTACGGGACATAGAAGTGTCTTCCAATCACAAATATTACAAATGAGTAAATCAGATATGTTAAATATTGATTACGGAGATAACATTGATAAAAGTCATGTTGATTTAACTGTTAAAAGTAAAGCTAAAGTAGAACATATTCTACAGAAAGTTAAATGGAAAACAAAAAAATAG
- a CDS encoding DUF2971 domain-containing protein produces MGNIIYHYCNVEAFRAIIQNKTLWLSSVYNLNDYKEIHWIKDKVLKKIEEVRTKDNFLIYEAFEKLYNNELPNVYIASFSQGNDLLSQWRAYANDGYGVAIGFNKDYFITNDLVHTTEVLYDETQQEKEIDTILKPLEKMNNDIQIYSNDFNTLCKDIITNINNLSAKSKNELFKEEQEVRLIHNPIIIDDKENEKFIFKKNLSDMKFRSVCGNLIPYFELKFDKEKKDIPAILEIVTGPKNKFINQEVKIFLSNNGFYSVDIKNSKSSYR; encoded by the coding sequence ATGGGAAATATTATCTATCACTATTGTAATGTAGAAGCTTTCCGAGCAATAATCCAAAACAAAACACTTTGGTTAAGTTCAGTGTATAATCTAAATGATTATAAAGAAATACATTGGATAAAAGACAAAGTTCTTAAAAAGATTGAAGAAGTAAGAACTAAAGATAATTTCTTAATATATGAAGCTTTTGAAAAACTATACAATAACGAACTTCCAAATGTATATATAGCATCTTTTTCACAAGGTAATGATCTATTAAGTCAATGGCGTGCTTATGCTAATGATGGATATGGTGTTGCTATTGGGTTTAATAAAGACTATTTTATTACAAATGACTTAGTTCATACAACTGAGGTTTTATATGATGAAACACAACAAGAAAAAGAGATTGATACAATACTCAAACCATTAGAAAAAATGAATAATGATATTCAAATATATTCAAATGATTTTAATACTTTATGTAAAGATATAATTACTAATATAAATAACCTATCAGCTAAATCAAAAAATGAACTATTTAAAGAAGAACAAGAAGTTAGACTTATTCATAATCCAATAATTATTGATGATAAAGAGAATGAAAAGTTTATTTTTAAAAAGAATTTATCTGATATGAAATTTCGTTCTGTTTGTGGAAATCTTATTCCATATTTTGAATTGAAGTTTGATAAAGAAAAGAAAGATATTCCTGCAATTTTAGAGATTGTTACAGGACCTAAAAATAAGTTTATTAATCAAGAAGTTAAAATCTTTTTATCTAATAATGGTTTTTATTCTGTTGATATAAAAAACTCTAAATCTTCTTATAGATAG
- a CDS encoding methyl-accepting chemotaxis protein encodes MFLNNIKIGSKLIIAPAVAVIFLFILAIFSNNALKSDKAALKEIVEVKFELYKSSSKLLIDVDLYNSVLYKVFSYAAGGYEQSQIDEQLEILAKIGIQMNKDMKALETATYLDAKTKKMIKVVSKNLKEYNLTVADAIDMLSVDVGMATPMLSVTDEVFLLLNEDLTKIDEMAVDENNIAYEKALEEIDETLYTLYTLIIVGFILSLVIILSVISSIKKPLDEFQSGLLNFFKYLNKETSDVKLIEINSKDELGEMAIAVNNGISTIKEGIEQDRVLVDSTISCATQAQKGLLNARIEGSSSNPSLNELKDVINDMLCSIEDNIKNAMDVLSTYTQYDYRSKIDTSTMDGDLKALCEDVNSLGTAITSMLIENKKIGLTLSNNSENLSNNVESLTESANNQAASLEETAAAIEEITSNMQNSSQNIAKMTSFANEVSSSVSIGQDLASKTASSMDEINEQTQAIADSITVIDQIAFQTNILSLNAAVEAATAGEAGKGFAVVAQEVRNLASRSAEAAKEIKELVESATEKANGGKAISNNMIEGYEKLNSNIHNTLELINDVSGSSKEQFDAMAQINDTVNNLDRVTQQNALSAGEANKVAREVNSIAVKVVEHTDEKEFEGK; translated from the coding sequence ATGTTTTTAAACAATATAAAAATAGGAAGTAAACTTATAATCGCCCCTGCGGTAGCAGTTATATTTTTATTTATTTTAGCAATCTTTTCAAACAATGCTTTGAAATCAGATAAAGCTGCGTTAAAAGAGATAGTTGAAGTTAAATTTGAACTTTATAAATCAAGTAGTAAATTACTTATTGATGTTGATTTATACAACTCTGTTTTATATAAGGTATTTAGTTATGCTGCTGGGGGTTATGAGCAGTCTCAAATTGATGAGCAATTGGAGATTTTAGCCAAAATTGGTATACAAATGAATAAAGATATGAAAGCATTAGAAACTGCTACATATTTAGATGCTAAAACAAAAAAAATGATTAAAGTTGTTTCTAAAAATTTAAAAGAATACAACTTAACAGTTGCAGATGCTATTGATATGTTAAGTGTTGATGTTGGTATGGCAACACCTATGTTATCTGTAACGGATGAAGTATTTCTTCTATTAAATGAAGATTTAACAAAAATTGATGAAATGGCTGTTGATGAAAATAATATTGCTTATGAAAAAGCATTAGAAGAAATCGATGAAACTTTATATACTTTATATACTCTAATTATAGTTGGTTTCATTTTATCTTTAGTAATTATTCTTTCTGTAATTAGCTCAATAAAAAAACCTTTAGATGAGTTCCAATCAGGTTTATTAAACTTCTTTAAATATTTAAATAAAGAAACTTCTGATGTTAAACTTATTGAAATTAATTCAAAAGATGAACTAGGAGAAATGGCTATTGCTGTTAATAATGGTATTTCAACTATTAAAGAAGGAATAGAACAAGATAGAGTTTTAGTTGATAGTACAATTTCTTGTGCAACACAGGCTCAAAAAGGTCTATTAAATGCAAGAATCGAAGGAAGCTCAAGTAATCCATCTTTAAATGAATTAAAAGATGTAATTAATGATATGTTATGTTCTATTGAAGATAACATCAAAAATGCAATGGATGTATTATCTACATACACACAATATGACTATAGATCAAAAATTGATACATCTACTATGGATGGAGATTTAAAAGCATTATGTGAAGATGTGAACAGTTTAGGGACAGCTATTACTTCTATGTTAATTGAAAATAAAAAGATTGGATTAACATTATCTAATAACTCTGAAAACTTATCTAATAATGTTGAGAGTTTAACTGAGTCTGCTAACAATCAAGCGGCTTCATTGGAAGAGACAGCAGCAGCTATTGAAGAGATTACTTCTAATATGCAAAATAGTTCACAAAATATTGCAAAGATGACTTCTTTTGCAAATGAAGTATCTAGTTCTGTATCTATTGGTCAAGATTTAGCATCTAAAACTGCATCATCTATGGATGAGATTAATGAACAAACACAAGCAATTGCAGATTCAATTACTGTTATTGATCAAATTGCTTTCCAAACAAATATTTTATCACTAAATGCAGCAGTTGAAGCAGCAACAGCAGGAGAAGCGGGTAAAGGATTTGCAGTAGTAGCTCAAGAGGTTAGAAACCTAGCTTCAAGAAGTGCAGAAGCAGCTAAAGAGATTAAAGAGCTTGTTGAGAGTGCTACAGAGAAAGCAAATGGTGGAAAAGCTATTTCAAATAATATGATTGAAGGTTATGAAAAACTAAATAGTAATATTCATAATACATTAGAGTTAATTAATGACGTATCAGGATCATCAAAAGAACAATTTGATGCAATGGCACAAATTAATGATACTGTTAATAACTTAGATAGAGTGACACAGCAAAATGCATTATCAGCTGGTGAAGCAAATAAAGTTGCAAGAGAAGTTAATTCAATTGCAGTTAAAGTTGTAGAACATACTGATGAAAAAGAGTTTGAGGGTAAATAA
- a CDS encoding cache domain-containing protein — protein sequence MSRLIKLGAALLLGGTTYAFALTADEVKSHVEKGATYCKEVGVSKCIEEMGKKDGMFDKGDLYIFATDFDGVITAHPKKPIAGKNLYRYKDKAGNQLFKNFIDKVKADGSGWVDYVWAHPTTKKQTPKSSYVIGVGENQLIGAGYYKQ from the coding sequence ATGAGCAGATTAATTAAATTGGGAGCAGCATTATTATTAGGTGGTACAACTTACGCTTTTGCATTAACAGCAGACGAAGTTAAATCACATGTAGAAAAAGGTGCGACTTATTGTAAAGAAGTTGGTGTTTCTAAATGTATTGAAGAAATGGGTAAAAAAGATGGAATGTTTGATAAGGGCGATCTATACATTTTTGCTACAGATTTTGATGGAGTAATTACTGCTCATCCTAAAAAACCAATTGCTGGTAAAAACTTATATAGATACAAAGATAAAGCTGGTAATCAATTATTCAAAAACTTTATTGATAAAGTAAAAGCTGATGGTTCTGGTTGGGTTGATTATGTATGGGCACATCCTACTACAAAAAAACAAACACCTAAATCTTCATATGTAATTGGAGTTGGTGAAAATCAACTAATTGGTGCTGGTTATTATAAACAATAG
- a CDS encoding YciI family protein, protein MQYLVIAYDNDNALDKRMEARPAHVEGTQKLMAEGKIISACAMIEEDQMVGSSVVTNFDNDEDFKTWLENEAYVKAGVWNMDEIQIVPVKVMPKA, encoded by the coding sequence ATGCAATATTTAGTAATCGCTTATGATAATGATAATGCTTTAGATAAAAGAATGGAAGCTAGACCAGCACATGTTGAAGGTACTCAAAAATTAATGGCTGAGGGTAAAATTATCAGTGCTTGTGCAATGATTGAAGAAGATCAAATGGTTGGTTCATCAGTAGTTACAAATTTTGATAACGATGAAGATTTTAAGACATGGTTAGAAAATGAAGCATATGTAAAAGCAGGTGTTTGGAATATGGATGAAATTCAAATTGTTCCTGTTAAGGTTATGCCAAAAGCTTAA